A stretch of the Acyrthosiphon pisum isolate AL4f chromosome A2, pea_aphid_22Mar2018_4r6ur, whole genome shotgun sequence genome encodes the following:
- the LOC100160055 gene encoding uncharacterized protein LOC100160055: MSIKSLCSLNITWSRKIFFYSKIFRVNRTILKSYSTNPKSTCNIGTIGHVDHGKTTLTAAITKVLEKDGLSRFVAYDEIDRAPEEKARGITINIAHVGYETSKRKYAHVDCPGHADFVKNMIIGASQIDCAILVVAATDGSMPQTREHLLLIKQVGVQHVVVFINKCDITENDVIELVELEIRELLTDFGFKGHEVPCIFGSALLALKGDTSELGEQSIRKLMDVIDNNIPTPKRDFTSPFLLPIDNCLLVPGRGAVIIGTLKRGTVCKNDKVELLGFDEKKVTSIGDIQVFNKSVTSAKAGENVGILLRGLKPKFVRKGMILCPINTLTLNNHYKATIYFLSRSEGGRSKPITSNYQQQLFSHTWNIVCRIDLDSAVSMVMPGEHAEVIITLLNKMIMDIGQPFTVRENGRTVATGIISEILSNVNVSKNNLSKVKIES, translated from the exons ATGTCCATAAAATCACTTTGCTCGTTGAACATTACATGGAgcaggaaaatatttttttatagcaaaATATTCCGAGTTAACCGAACAATACTAAAATCATACAGTACGAATCCTAAATCAACGTGCAACATTG gtacaattgGGCACGTTGATCATGGAAAAACTACACTGACAGCAGCAATCACCAAGGTACTTGAAAAGGATGGTCTGTCGCGTTTTGTAGCTTACGATGAAATCGATAGGGCTCCTGAAGAGAAAGCTAGaggtataactataaatatagcTCATGTGGGTTATGAAACGTCAAAGCGTAAATATGCCCATGTTGACTGTCCCGGCCATgctgattttgtcaaaaacatgATCATTGGAGCATCTCAAATAGATTGTGCTATTTTGGTAGTGGCTGCTACAGATGGTTCAATGCCCCAAACTCGAGAACATTTGCTATTGATTAAACAA GTTGGAGTACAACATGTGGTAGTATTCATTAATAAGTGTGACATAACAGAAAATGATGTTATTGAACTTGTTGAACTAGAAATACGAGAACTATTAACAGATTTTGGTTTTAAAGGACATGAGGTTCCGTGCATTTTTGGATCAGCACTTCTTGCTTTAAAAGGTGACACATCAGAACTTGGAGAACAATCTATAAGAAAGTTAATGGATGTAATTGACAATAACATACCAACTCCAAAACGAGACTTTACTTCTCCATTTTTATTGCCCATTGACAATTGTTTACTAGTACCTGGCCGAGGGGCTGTTATTATAGGCACATTAAAGAGAGGAACGGTATGCAAAAATGATAAAGTCGAGTTATTAggatttgatgaaaaaaaagtgaccaGTATTGGGGATATCCAAGTGTTCAATAAATCAGTGACAAGTGCCAAAGCTGGTGAAAATGTTGGTATATTGTTAAGAGGCCTAAAGCCTAAATTTGTTCGTAAGGGTATGATTCTGTGCCCAATTAATACTTTAACACtgaataatcattataaagcaacaatttattttctttcacGTTCTGAGGGAGGACGGTCGAAACCAATCACATCAAATTATCAACAGCAACTATTCAGTCATACATGGAACATTGTTTGCAG AATTGATCTGGATTCTGCAGTATCTATGGTAATGCCTGGAGAACATGCTGaagttataataactttattgaataaaatgattATGGATATTGGACAACCATTTACTGTACGAGAAAATGGAAGAACAGTAGCTACTGGTATTATTAGTGAAATCTTATCAAATGTTAATgtgtctaaaaataatttaagtaaggTGAAGATagaaagttaa
- the Hspe1 gene encoding heat shock 10kDa protein 1 yields the protein MASVATKFRPLFDRVLVKRLDAVKQSKGGIMLPESASKKIREATVIAVGPGARNQDGKPVPIDVNVGDRVLLPEYGGTAIQLDDDDSYTIFKESELLAKVE from the exons ATG GCTTCAGTTGCAACCAAGTTCCGCCCACTCTTTGATCGTGTTTTGGTCAAACGTTTGGATGCTGTTAAGCAAAGCAAAGGAGGTATAATGTTGCCAGAAAGTGCTTCAAAAAAAATTCGTGAGGCAACTGTCATAGCTGTAGGACCCGGTGCAAGAAATCAG gacgGAAAACCAGTACCAATTGATGTTAATGTTGGTGACCGAGTATTGTTACCAGAGTATGGAGGTACTGCAATTCAATTAGACGATGACGATTCATACACAATTTTCAAAGAATCAGAATTATTAGCAAAAGTagagtaa
- the LOC107884944 gene encoding zinc finger MYM-type protein 1-like, with amino-acid sequence MRCDSELKFKSLYAAAKEMADKMDINLAPPRNIGIQKNRDNYEGGPEEYFRRSIFHPFFDHLLMQLKIRFLEHRELLSKIQNILPTKCSELNTKEISETVNTFAKEWPDDIKGSTDDFIAEMTMWHRHCLNMSKDKQPRTFIETLNNCNSALYPSIHTFLQIGATLPVSVATSEWSFSCLRRLKTYLRNKTGEERLNGLMLLNLYRDVEVTCEEVIDIMAKKPRRIDLVL; translated from the exons ATGCGTTGTGATTCGGAGTTGAAATTCAAAAGCTTGTATGCAGCAGCAAAAGAAATGGCGGACAAAATGGATATTAATTTAGCACCCCCGCGGAATATTGGAATACAGAAGAACAGAGACAATTATGAAGGCGGTCCAGAGGAATATTTTCGTCGGTCCATTTTTCATCCTTTTTTCGACCACTTATTAATGCAGTTAAAAATAAGATTTCTTGAACACCGGGAACTATTgtcgaaaattcaaaatattcttcCAACTAAGTGTTCTGAGCTGAATACAAAAGAAATCAGTGAAACGGTGAATACTTTTGCAAAAGAATGGCCAGATGACATCAAGGGATCTACTGATGATTTTATAGCTGAAATGACCATGTGGCAcag ACATTGTTTAAATATGTCAAAGGATAAACAGCCTAGAACATTTATTGAGACTCTCAACAATTGTAATTCTGCATTATATCCATCAATACACACATTTTTGCAGATTGGTGCAACTCTACCCGTTTCTGTGGCAACAAGTGAATGGTCTTTTTCTTGTCTTCGAAGATTAAAAACATATCTGCGCAACAAGACTGGTGAGGAGCGATTAAATGGATTGATGCTATTAAACTTATACAGAGACGTGGAAGTTACTTGTGAAGAGGTCATTGACATAATGGCAAAAAAACCAAGACGCATAGATCtcgttttataa